The genomic interval TGTCCTTGCCCTCGCGGATGTCGGTGATGACGCCGTCGAACTCCGCGATCACGGCCTGACCTTTCGGGTTGCGCGCCTCAAAGAGTTCCTGCACGCGCGGCAGACCCTGGGTGATGTCGTCACCCGCCACGCCGCCCGTGTGGAACGTGCGCATGGTGAGCTGCGTACCCGGCTCGCCGATGGACTGCGCGGCGATGATGCCGACCGCCTCGCCCACCTCGACCATATCGCCCGTCGCCAAGTTGCGGCCGTAGCAGAGCTGGCACACCCCGTGACGCGTGCGACAGGTCAGGACGGAGCGGATGGTAACCTCTTTGATGCCCGCCGCGACAATCTTGTCCGCGGCTTCCTCGTCGATCATCTCGTTCTTGCCGACGATCTTCTCGCCCGTCTCCGGGTGATACACATCCTGGAACGCGACACGACCTTCGAGGCGATCGCGCAAGTCTTCGATGACCTCGCTGCCATCGCGGATCTCCATGACCCGCAGGCCCTTGTCGGTGCCGCAGTCGTGCTCACGCACAATCGTGTCCTGCGCCACGTCGACGAGGCGGCGCGTGAGATAACCCGAGTCCGCCGTGCGCAGCGCCGTGTCAGCGAGGCCCTTGCGCGCGCCGTGGGTCGAGATGAAGTACTCCAACACCGACAGGCCCTCGCGGAAGTTCGACTTGATGGCCAGCTGGATGATCTCGCCCGACGGGTTCGCCATGAGCCCGCGCATGCCCGCGAGCTGCGTGATCTGCGAGTTCGAACCGCGCGCACCGGAAGTGGCCATCATATAAATGGGATTGAACTGGTCCATGCTCTCCATGAGGATGGACGAGATCTGCTCCTTGGCCTCCGACCAGATCTGGCTGAAGGTCACGTACTGCTCCTCTTCCGTGATGAGACCGCGCCGGTATTGAAGCTTCAGCTTGTGTTCCTTCGCCTCCGCCTCGGCGATGATGCGCTTCTTCTCTTCGGGCACCACGATGTCGCTGATCGAGATGGTGATACCGGCGAGCGTCGAATAGTGGAACCCGAGCCGCTTCACCTTGTCGAGGATCTCGGCCGTCATCGTCGTGCCATAGCGGCGGAAGCATTCGGCCAGAATGTTGCCCAGATCCTTCTTGATGACCGCCTTCGGGATCGGGCGCTTGAGAATCGCCTCGCGGATGTCCACGCCCTTCTCGAAGATGAACGTGTCGTCCGGCGGACCGCCGAGCAGGTTGGACTTCGCCGCAGAGTTCAGATACGGGAAGTCGGACGGGAAGATGCTGTTGAAGATGAGCTTGCCCGGCGTCGTGATCAGGAGCGCATTCGCCTGCTTCTCCGTGAACGACGTCTTGCCGACCGCCTTGGCCGGCAGCGCGATGCGCGTCTGCAGCGTGATGAGCCGCTGATGGAGCGCGTACTCCACCTCAGACACGGACGCAAAGACCTTGCCTTCGCCGGGCGCGCCCTCGCGCTCGATGGTCAAATAGTAGGATCCGAGCACCATGTCCTGCGTCGGCGTCACGACCGGCTTGCCGTCCTTCGGGTTCAGGATGTTGTGCGCGGCAAGCATCAGCAGGCGCGCCTCCGCCTGCGCCTCGGCGGAAAGCGGCACGTGCACGGCCATCTGGTCGCCGTCGAAATCCGCGTTGTACGCCGTGCAGACGAGAGGATGCAGCTTGATGGCGCGCCCTTCGACAAGGACGGGCTCGAACGCCTGAATGCCCAGACGGTGCAGCGTCGGCGCGCGGTTCAACAGCACAGGGTGCTGTTTGATGACGTCCTCGACGACGTCCCACACTTCATCCGACACGCGCTCGACCTTGCGCTTCGCGCTCTTGATGTTGTGCGCGAGCCCGCGCGCCACCAGTTCCTTCATGACGAACGGCTTGAACAACTCAAGCGCCATCTCTTTCGGCAGGCCGCACTGGTACATGCGCAGCTCGGGCCCCACCACGATGACGGATCGGCCGGAGTAGTCGACGCGCTTCCCGAGCAGGTTCTGGCGGAAGCGGCCCTGCTTGCCCTTCAGCATGTGCGACAGGCTCTTGAGCGGCCGATTGCCGGGTCCTGTGACCGGGCGTCCACGCCGGCCGTTGTCGATCAGCGCGTCCACAGCCTCCTGCAACATCCGCTTCTCGTTCTGCACGATGATGTCGGGCGCGCCGAGATCGAGCAGTCGCTTCAGGCGGTTGTTGCGGTTGATGACGCGGCGGTACAGATCGTTCAGGTCGGACGTGGCGAAGCGGCCGCCGTCCAGCTGCACCATGGGACGCAGGTCCGGCGGAATGACCGGCAGCGCCTCGAGGATCATCCAGCTCGGCTTGTTGCCGGACTGACGGAACGCCTCGATGACCTCTAGGCGCTTGATGGCCCGGTTGCGCCGCTGCCCTTGGGCCGTGCGCAGCTCCTCGCGCAGGATCTCAACCTCGCGGTCAAGATCGATCTCCTGCAGGAGCGTGCGGATGGCCTCGGCGCCCATGCCCGCTTTGAACGCGTAGCCGTACTTCTCGCGGTAGGACCGGTACTCCTTCTCCGAGAGCAGCTGCTTTTTCTCGAGCGGCGTATCGCCGGGATCGGTCACGACGTACGACGCGAAGTAGATGACCTCCTCGAGCGCCCGCGGCGACATGTCGAGGATGAGCCCCATGCGGCTCGGGATGCCCTTGAAGAACCAGATGTGCGAGACGGGCGCCGCCAGCTCGATGTGCCCCATGCGCTCGCGGCGCACCTTGGACCGCGTGACCTCAACGCCGCAGCGGTCACACACGACACCCTTGTAGCGGATCCGCTTGTACTTGCCGCAGTGGCACTCCCAGTCCCGCGTCGGGCCGAAGATCTTCTCGCAGAACAGCCCCTCCTTCTCCGGGCGGAGCGTGCGGTAGTTGATGGTCTCCGGCTTCTTCACCTCGCCGTGCGACCAGGAGCGGATCTTTTCCGGCGACGCGAGCCCAATCTTCATGAACTCAAAGTTGTTCAGGTCAAACAACTTGTGCACCCTCCAATCGTCGTGCCTGGGTATCGGTCTCGCACAGGGTCAATCGCCGACCTCGTTGTACTCCAGGTTCAGATTGAGCTTGTCGGGGCTGTCCTCGTCGTCGTCCATCTCCTTCATCTCGATCTCGCGCTCGTCGCCGCTCAAGATCTTCACGTCCATCCCCAGGCTCTGGAGCTCTTTGATGAGCACCTTGAACGACTCCGGCACACCCGGCTCCGGCACGTTCTCGCCCTTGACGATGGCCTCGTACGTCTTGACACGCCCCACCACGTCGTCCGACTTGACCGTGAGGAGCTCCTGCAGCGTGTAGGCCGCGCCGTACGCCTCCAGCGCCCACACCTCCATCTCGCCAAACCGCTGACCGCCGAACTGGGCCTTGCCTCCGAGCGGCTGCTGGGTGACGAGCGAGTACGGACCCGTGGAGCGCGCGTGGATCTTGTCGTCCACCAGGTGGTGCAGCTTCATCATGTACACGTATCCCACGGTGACGCGGTTTTCGAACGGCTCGCCGGTCCGGCCGTCGTACAGCACCTGCTTGCCGTCCTCCGGCAAGCCCGCCTCGCGAAGCGTCTCAAACACGTCCTCCGGCTTGGCGCCGTCAAACACCGGCGTGGCCATTTTCAGCCCCAGCACCTTCGCGGCCATGCCCAGGTGCGTCTCGAGCACCTGACCGATGTTCATACGCGACGGCACGCCGAGCGGATTCAGCACGATCTCGACCGGCGTTCCATCCTCCAGGAACGGCATATCCTCTTCCGGCAGGATGCGCGCCACGACGCCCTTGTTCCCGTGGCGCCCGGCCATCTTGTCGCCCTCCGAGATCTTGCGCTTTTGCGCGACATACACCCGCACCAACTGGTTCACGCCAGCGGGCAGCTCGTCGCCGTTCTCGCGCGTGAACACCTTGACGTCCACGACGATCCCGGCCCCCCCGTGCGGCACGCGCAGCGACGTGTCGCGCACCTCCCGGGCCTTCTCGCCGAAAATCGCGTGCAACAGCCGCTCTTCCGCGGTGAGCTCCGTCACGCCCTTCGGCGTCACCTTGCCGACGAGAATGTCGTTGGTCGTGATCTCCGCGCCGATGCGGATGATCCCGCGCTCGTCGAGGTTTTTGAGCGCATCCTCGCCCACGTTCGGGATGTCGCGCGTGATCTCCTCAGGCCCGAGCTTCGTGTCGCGCGCCTCGATCTCGTATTCCTCAATGTGAATGGACGTGTAGACGTCCTCCTTCACCATCTTCTCCGAGATGAGAATCGCGTCCTCGTAGTTGTAGCCCTCCCAGGTCATGAACGCGACGAGCACGTTCCGGCCGAGCGCCAGCTCGCCGTTTTGCGTCGCCGGCCCGTCCGCGAGAATATCCCCCACTTTGACGCGATCGCCCTCGCGCACAATGGGCCTCTGGTTCAGGCAGGTGTTCTGGTTCGAGCGCGCGAACTTGATGAGCTTGTACTTGTGGACGTTGCCCTTCACGACCTGCCCGTCCACGACGGCTTCCTCGCGCACCCAGATCTCGCGGGCCGTCACGCGCTCCACGACGCCGTTGTGCTTGGAAACCACGCACACGCCGGAGTCCTTCGCCGCCTGGTACTCCATGCCCGTCCCCACGAGCGGCGAATCGGTCACGAGCAGCGGCACCGCCTGGCGCTGCATGTTCGATCCCATGAGCGCGCGGTTCGCGTCGTCGTTCTCGAGGAACGGGATCAGCGCCGTGGCGACCGACACGACCTGCTTCGGCGAGACGTCCATGTAGTCGATGCGATCGCGGCTCACGGTGATCACGTCTTCGCGCGAGCGCACCGTGATCTCCTCGGCCACGAAATGGCCGTCCTCGGTCAGCGGCTCGTTCGCCTGCGCGATGAGGTAGTTCTCCTCCTCATCCGCCGTTAGATAGTCAATCTGATCCGTCACCACGCCCGTCTCTGGATCGACGCGCCGGTACGGCGTCTCGATGAAGCCGTACTCGTTGACGCACGCGTAGGTCGAGAGCGAGTTGATGAGGCCGATGTTCGGCCCTTCCGGCGTCTCGATGGGGCACATGCGGCCGTAGTGCGAGTAGTGCACGTCGCGCACTTCGAAGCCGGCCCGCTCGCGCGTAAGACCGCCTGGCCCGAGCGCCGAGAGGCGCCGCTTATGCGTGAGTTCAGCGAGCGGATTCGTCTGATCCATGAACTGCGAAAGCTGGCTGGACCCAAAGAACTCCTTGATGGCCGCAATCACCGGGCGAATGTTGATCAGGGCCTGAGGCGTGATCGCGCTCGCATCCTGAATGGACATGCGCTCGCGCACCACGCGCTCCATGCGGGAGAGCCCGATGCGGAACTGGTTTTGCAACAGCTCGCCCACCGAGCGGAGGCGCCGGTTGCCCAGGTGATCGATGTCGTCCGTCGTCCCCACGCCGCGCAGGAGGTTGAAGAAGTACGAGACCGCCGCGATGATGTCGGACGGCGTGATGTATTTGACGTCCGCCGGCAGTTCGCCATTGGAGATGACGTGCAGGACCTTTCCGTCCTCCGCCGGGCTGAAAATCTTCACCATCTGCAGCGGGATCTCGTCTTGTTCAAACAAATCCCGCGTGCCGCGGATGGTGAATCGCCCAACCTTGCCAGACAGGCGCGGAATGATCCGATCCAGCGTGCGGCGATCCAGCACCGTCCCGGCTTCGGCGATGATCTCGCCCGTCTCCTCGTCGACGAGCGTCTCCGCCAGCCGCTGGTTCAGCAGGCGGTTCTTGAGATGGAGCTTTTTGTTGATCTTATACCGGCCGACCGCGGCGAGATCGTACCGCTTGGGGTCGAAGAACCGAGACGCAAGCAACGCCCGCGCGTTCTCCACCGTGGGCGGTTCGCCCGGGCGCAGCCGCTCGTAGATCTCGATGAGCGCCCGCTCCGTCGAGTCCGTGGTATCCTTGTCGAGCGTGTTCTGCAGGTACTCGTCCTCGCCTAACAGTTCGATGATCTCGGCGTCGGACGACAATCCCAGCGCCCGGAGCAAGACCGTGATAGGCAGCTTGCGCGTGCGATCGATCCGGACGTACACGACGTCCTTCGCGTCCGTCTCAAACTCGAGCCAAGCGCCGCGGTTCGGAATGACCGTCGCGGCGAACGTGCGTTTGCCATTCTTGTCGATCTTGCTGCTATAATAGACGCTGGGGGAGCGGACGAGCTGGCTCACGATGACGCGCTCCGCGCCGTTGATGATGAAGGTGCCCGTCTCGGTCATGAGCGGGAAGTCGCCGAGAAACACCTCTTGCTCTTTGACCTCGCCCGTCTCCTTGTTGAGCAGGCGAACCTTCACGCGAAGCGGCGCCGCATACGTCACATCGCGCTCCTTGGATTCTTCCACGTCGTACTTGGGCTCGCCGAGGCTGTAGTCCACGAACTCAAGCACAAGGTTCCCGGTGAAGTCCGTGATGGGAGAGATGTCCGCGAACGTCTCGCGCAGGCCCTCCCGCAGGAACCACTCGTACGATTTCTGTTGGATCTCGATGAGGTTTGGGAGATCGAGGACCTCGCG from Alicyclobacillus acidocaldarius subsp. acidocaldarius DSM 446 carries:
- the rpoC gene encoding DNA-directed RNA polymerase subunit beta' yields the protein MFDLNNFEFMKIGLASPEKIRSWSHGEVKKPETINYRTLRPEKEGLFCEKIFGPTRDWECHCGKYKRIRYKGVVCDRCGVEVTRSKVRRERMGHIELAAPVSHIWFFKGIPSRMGLILDMSPRALEEVIYFASYVVTDPGDTPLEKKQLLSEKEYRSYREKYGYAFKAGMGAEAIRTLLQEIDLDREVEILREELRTAQGQRRNRAIKRLEVIEAFRQSGNKPSWMILEALPVIPPDLRPMVQLDGGRFATSDLNDLYRRVINRNNRLKRLLDLGAPDIIVQNEKRMLQEAVDALIDNGRRGRPVTGPGNRPLKSLSHMLKGKQGRFRQNLLGKRVDYSGRSVIVVGPELRMYQCGLPKEMALELFKPFVMKELVARGLAHNIKSAKRKVERVSDEVWDVVEDVIKQHPVLLNRAPTLHRLGIQAFEPVLVEGRAIKLHPLVCTAYNADFDGDQMAVHVPLSAEAQAEARLLMLAAHNILNPKDGKPVVTPTQDMVLGSYYLTIEREGAPGEGKVFASVSEVEYALHQRLITLQTRIALPAKAVGKTSFTEKQANALLITTPGKLIFNSIFPSDFPYLNSAAKSNLLGGPPDDTFIFEKGVDIREAILKRPIPKAVIKKDLGNILAECFRRYGTTMTAEILDKVKRLGFHYSTLAGITISISDIVVPEEKKRIIAEAEAKEHKLKLQYRRGLITEEEQYVTFSQIWSEAKEQISSILMESMDQFNPIYMMATSGARGSNSQITQLAGMRGLMANPSGEIIQLAIKSNFREGLSVLEYFISTHGARKGLADTALRTADSGYLTRRLVDVAQDTIVREHDCGTDKGLRVMEIRDGSEVIEDLRDRLEGRVAFQDVYHPETGEKIVGKNEMIDEEAADKIVAAGIKEVTIRSVLTCRTRHGVCQLCYGRNLATGDMVEVGEAVGIIAAQSIGEPGTQLTMRTFHTGGVAGDDITQGLPRVQELFEARNPKGQAVIAEFDGVITDIREGKDKREIELTGESETKTYQIPYGSRIRVSVGQQLEAGEELTEGSVDPKEMLRVKGLQGVQNYLLREVQRVYRLQGVDINDKHIEVMIRQMLRKVRILDAGDTDLLPGTYVDLFEYEAANREALLSGKEPAVARPALLGITKASLETDSFLSAASFQETTRVLTEAAIKGKVDRLLGLKENVIIGKLIPAGTGMVRYRNVEPEVVRPGDAEAAATGEEVAETEAVSSAE
- the rpoB gene encoding DNA-directed RNA polymerase subunit beta; protein product: MVKYGWAERRSYARIREVLDLPNLIEIQQKSYEWFLREGLRETFADISPITDFTGNLVLEFVDYSLGEPKYDVEESKERDVTYAAPLRVKVRLLNKETGEVKEQEVFLGDFPLMTETGTFIINGAERVIVSQLVRSPSVYYSSKIDKNGKRTFAATVIPNRGAWLEFETDAKDVVYVRIDRTRKLPITVLLRALGLSSDAEIIELLGEDEYLQNTLDKDTTDSTERALIEIYERLRPGEPPTVENARALLASRFFDPKRYDLAAVGRYKINKKLHLKNRLLNQRLAETLVDEETGEIIAEAGTVLDRRTLDRIIPRLSGKVGRFTIRGTRDLFEQDEIPLQMVKIFSPAEDGKVLHVISNGELPADVKYITPSDIIAAVSYFFNLLRGVGTTDDIDHLGNRRLRSVGELLQNQFRIGLSRMERVVRERMSIQDASAITPQALINIRPVIAAIKEFFGSSQLSQFMDQTNPLAELTHKRRLSALGPGGLTRERAGFEVRDVHYSHYGRMCPIETPEGPNIGLINSLSTYACVNEYGFIETPYRRVDPETGVVTDQIDYLTADEEENYLIAQANEPLTEDGHFVAEEITVRSREDVITVSRDRIDYMDVSPKQVVSVATALIPFLENDDANRALMGSNMQRQAVPLLVTDSPLVGTGMEYQAAKDSGVCVVSKHNGVVERVTAREIWVREEAVVDGQVVKGNVHKYKLIKFARSNQNTCLNQRPIVREGDRVKVGDILADGPATQNGELALGRNVLVAFMTWEGYNYEDAILISEKMVKEDVYTSIHIEEYEIEARDTKLGPEEITRDIPNVGEDALKNLDERGIIRIGAEITTNDILVGKVTPKGVTELTAEERLLHAIFGEKAREVRDTSLRVPHGGAGIVVDVKVFTRENGDELPAGVNQLVRVYVAQKRKISEGDKMAGRHGNKGVVARILPEEDMPFLEDGTPVEIVLNPLGVPSRMNIGQVLETHLGMAAKVLGLKMATPVFDGAKPEDVFETLREAGLPEDGKQVLYDGRTGEPFENRVTVGYVYMMKLHHLVDDKIHARSTGPYSLVTQQPLGGKAQFGGQRFGEMEVWALEAYGAAYTLQELLTVKSDDVVGRVKTYEAIVKGENVPEPGVPESFKVLIKELQSLGMDVKILSGDEREIEMKEMDDDEDSPDKLNLNLEYNEVGD